A genomic window from Equus caballus isolate H_3958 breed thoroughbred chromosome 5, TB-T2T, whole genome shotgun sequence includes:
- the LOC111773519 gene encoding small proline-rich protein 2I, translating to MSSQQQQCKQPCQPPPVCPPKCPEPCPPPKCPEPCPPPQRQQKCPPVQPPPPCQQKCPPKSK from the coding sequence ATGTCTTCTCAACAGCAGCAGTGCAAGCAGCCCTGCCAGCCCCCTCCTGTGTGCCCACCTAAGTGCCCAGAGCCGTGCCCGCCCCCAAAATGCCCTGAGCCGTGCCCACCCCCACAGAGGCAGCAGAAATGCCCTCCTGTGCAACCTCCTCCACCATGCCAGCAGAAGTGCCCGCCCAAGAGCAAGTAA
- the LOC138924277 gene encoding small proline-rich protein 2I-like — translation MSSQQQQCKQPCQPPPVCPPKCPEPCPPPKCPEPCPPPQRQQKCPPVQPPPPCQQKCPPKSK, via the coding sequence ATGTCTTCTCAACAGCAGCAGTGCAAGCAGCCCTGCCAGCCCCCTCCTGTGTGCCCACCTAAGTGCCCAGAGCCGTGCCCGCCCCCAAAATGCCCTGAGCCGTGCCCACCCCCACAGAGGCAGCAGAAATGCCCTCCTGTGCAACCTCCTCCACCATGCCAGCAGAAGTGCCCACCCAAGAGCAAGTAA